The stretch of DNA ATGCGTGCCGGCGGTGCCGGTATCCCGGCCTTCTACACCGCCACCGGTTACGGCACCCCGGTTGCCGACGGCAAGGAAGTGCGCGAGTTCAAGGGCCGCAAATACATCCTCGAAGAGTCCATCACCGGCGACTTCGCCATCGTCAAGGGCTGGAAGGCCGACCACTACGGCAACGTGGTTTACCGCAACACTGCGCAGAACTTCAACCCGCTGGCGGCCACTGCCGGCAAGATCACCGTGGTCGAAGTGGAAGAAATCGTCGAGCCAGGCGTGCTGCTGCCCAGCGAGATCCACACCCCGGGCATCTTCGTCGACCGGGTGATCGTCGGCACCTTCGAAAAACGCATCGAAAAGCGCACCGTCAAGGCCTGAGCGCCGTCCATCAGAACAACAAAGAGATCCTGACCATGGCACTGACCCGCGAACAGATGGCGCAACGCGTCGCCCGTGAACTGAAGGACGGCTACTACGTCAACCTCGGCATCGGTATCCCGACCCTGGTGGCCAACTATGTACCGGCTGACATGGATGTGATGCTGCAGTCCGAAAACGGCCTGCTCGGCATGGGTGAATTCCCCACCGAAAGCACCATCGATGCCGACATGATCAACGCTGGCAAACAGACCGTCACCGCCCGCCGTGGTGCGTCGATCTTCGACTCGGCACAATCGTTCGCCATGATCCGTGGCGGCCACGTCGACCTCACCGTGCTGGGCGCGTTCGAAGTGGACGTGGAAGGTAACATCGCTTCGTGGATGATCCCCGGCAAGCTGGTCAAGGGCATGGGCGGCGCCATGGACCTGGTGGCCGGTGCCGAGAACATCATCGTCACCATGACCCATGCCTCCAAGGATGGCGAGTCCAAGCTGCTGCCGCGTTGCAGCCTGCCGCTGACCGGTGCCGGCTGCATCCGCAAGGTGCTGACCGACCTGGCCTACCTGGAGATCGAAGACGGCGCCTTCATCCTGCGCGAGACCGCGCCAGGGGTGAGCGTCGAAGAGATCATCGAGAAGACTGCCGGCAAGCTGATCGTGCCGGACGATGTAAAGGAAATGACCTTCTAAAGCATCACACTGTCTCCCCCTGTGGGAGCGGCCTTGTGTCGCGAATGGGCTGCAGAGCAGCCCCGCGGTTTCAGCACTTAAGTTGAGATCGGGGGGCCGCTGCGCGGCCCTTTCGCGACACAAGGCCGCTCCTACAGGGGTTTTGCGTTTTTGCTGAAATATCCGATAAAACCAATAAAAGGAAGTAACCGTGGCCGCTGAAATCCAAGACAGCCGCTCCGCCCGCTTTGCCCTGCGCTGCTCCAACTGGGCGGAGCGCTGGTTCCCCGACTCCTGGGTATTCGCCGCCCTGGCCGTGCTGCTGGTGTGCATCGGCGCCCTGGCCATGGGCGCCAAGCCAACCGACACTGCCAAGGCCTTCGGCGATGGCTTCTGGAGCCTGATCCCGTTCACCATGCAGATGGCCTTCGTGGTCATCGGCGGCTATGTGGTGGCCAGTTCGCCGCCAGCCGCCCGGCTGATCGATCGCCTGGCGCGCATCCCCAAGAACGGCCGCTCGGCGGTGTGCTGGGTGGCGCTGATCTCGATGCTGGCTTCGCTGCTCAACTGGGGCCTCTCGCTGGTGTTCGGCGGTTTGCTGGTCCGTGCCCTGGCCCGTCGCACCGAACTGAAGATGGACTATCGCGCTGCAGGAGCTGCCGCTTATCTGGGCCTGGGTGCTGTCTGGGCGCTGGGCCTGTCGTCTTCGGCCGCCCAGTTGCAAGCCAACCCGGCCAGCCTGCCGCCTTCGATCCTGTCGATCACCGGCGTGATCCCGTTTACCGAGACCATATTCCTTTGGCAATCCGGGGTGATGTTGGCGGCCCTGGTGATCGTCTCGCTGGTGATCGCCTATGCCACGGCGCCCGGCCCAAGCAGTGCGCGCAGCGCCGAAGACTGTGGTGTCGACCCCAGCTTCACCGCCCCACCAGCGCCCAAGCGTACCCGCCCGGGCGAATGGCTGGAGCACAGCCCGATCCTGATCCTGATGCTGGTGGCCCTGGCCGGTGGCTGGCTGTACCAGGAGTTCGCCACTAAACCGGCGATCACCGCAATTTCCGGGCTGAACACCTACAACCTGCTGTTCATCATGCTCGGTGCGTTGCTTCATTGGCGCCCGCGCAGCTTCCTCGATGCCGTGGCACGAGCCGTGCCGACCACCACCGGGGTTCTGATCCAGTTCCCGCTGTACGGCTCGATCGCCGCAATCCTC from Pseudomonas putida encodes:
- a CDS encoding CoA transferase subunit A; its protein translation is MAGLDKRVATYEEALAGLTDNMTVLAGGFGLCGIPENLIAEIKRLGVKGLTVVSNNCGVDGFGLGVLLEDRQIRKMIASYVGENAEFERQLLSGELEVELTPQGTLAEKMRAGGAGIPAFYTATGYGTPVADGKEVREFKGRKYILEESITGDFAIVKGWKADHYGNVVYRNTAQNFNPLAATAGKITVVEVEEIVEPGVLLPSEIHTPGIFVDRVIVGTFEKRIEKRTVKA
- a CDS encoding CoA transferase subunit B, which translates into the protein MALTREQMAQRVARELKDGYYVNLGIGIPTLVANYVPADMDVMLQSENGLLGMGEFPTESTIDADMINAGKQTVTARRGASIFDSAQSFAMIRGGHVDLTVLGAFEVDVEGNIASWMIPGKLVKGMGGAMDLVAGAENIIVTMTHASKDGESKLLPRCSLPLTGAGCIRKVLTDLAYLEIEDGAFILRETAPGVSVEEIIEKTAGKLIVPDDVKEMTF
- a CDS encoding short-chain fatty acid transporter, with product MAAEIQDSRSARFALRCSNWAERWFPDSWVFAALAVLLVCIGALAMGAKPTDTAKAFGDGFWSLIPFTMQMAFVVIGGYVVASSPPAARLIDRLARIPKNGRSAVCWVALISMLASLLNWGLSLVFGGLLVRALARRTELKMDYRAAGAAAYLGLGAVWALGLSSSAAQLQANPASLPPSILSITGVIPFTETIFLWQSGVMLAALVIVSLVIAYATAPGPSSARSAEDCGVDPSFTAPPAPKRTRPGEWLEHSPILILMLVALAGGWLYQEFATKPAITAISGLNTYNLLFIMLGALLHWRPRSFLDAVARAVPTTTGVLIQFPLYGSIAAILTQVKGVDEQTLAHHISLFFTQIATHDTYALLMGVYSAVLGFFIPSGGGKWIIEAPYVMLVANDLQYHLGWAVQIYNAAEALPNLINPFYMLPLLGVLGLKARDLIGFSFVQLLVHVPLVLVLLWALGTTLQYVPPVMP